A part of Caloenas nicobarica isolate bCalNic1 chromosome 10, bCalNic1.hap1, whole genome shotgun sequence genomic DNA contains:
- the MTFMT gene encoding methionyl-tRNA formyltransferase, mitochondrial, producing MRGRLLRAWREGAKAARGAAGRAGARPPWRVLFFGTDRFAVTALRALQAAREPSEDSLVSRLEVVTLPSRLPGDLPVRSCARELQLPVHEWPHTGPVRQFDVGVVASFGRLLSEELILQFPYGILNVHPSCLPRWRGPAPIIHTVLHGDKVTGVTIMEIRPKRFDVGPIIKQEEFAVPPRCTAKELEVMLSEMGANMLISVLKNLPESLKNKKEQPKEGVTFAPKISVAKSCIKWEEQTAAQIIQLHRAIGSMFPLQTLWKGTAVKLLDFVEVDNIPGFTDQELNDCGAVPGSLLYHKVSQVLIARCKEGWVGIKTVVLKKKLTAVDFYNGYMHSWFQQNPRTVHQECRFQTLKLSTTKKTLKEREILAQDIKQ from the exons ATGCGGGGCCGGCTGCTGCGCGCCTGGCGCGAGGGGGCGAAGGcggcgcgcggggcggcggggcgcgcgGGGGCGCGGCCGCCATGGCGGGTCCTGTTCTTCGGCACCGACCGCTTCGCCGTGACCGCCCTGCGGGCCCTGCAGGCCGCCAG GGAGCCCAGCGAGGACTCGCTGGTGTCCAGGCTGGAGGTGGTGACGCTGCCCTCCCGCCTGCCCGGGGACCTGCCCGTGAGGAGCTGTGCCCGGGAGCTCCAGCTGCCTGTTCATGAGTGGCCACACACGGGACCCGTGAGGCAGTTTGACGTGGGCGTGGTGGCATCGTTTGGACGTCTCCTAAGTGAGGAACTTATTCTGCAGTTCCCATA CGGCATCCTGAATGTCCATCCCAGCTGTCTCCCACGATGGCGTGGTCCCGCACCAATAATCCACACGGTGCTTCATGGTGATAAAGTGACTGGGGTAACGATTATGGAAATAAGACCAAAAAG GTTTGATGTTGGTCCAATTATTAAACAAGAAGAGTTCGCTGTTCCTCCCCGCTGTACCGCAAAGGAGCTGGAAGTGATGTTATCAGAGATGGGTGCGAACATG ctgatatcagttttgaaaaacttgcctgaaagtttaaaaaataaaaaagagcaacCAAAAGAAGGAGTAACGTTTG ctcCTAAAATATCTGTAGCTAAGAGTTGTATAAAATGGGAAGAACAAACAGCTGCACAAATAATTCAACTGCATCGTGCAATAGGAAGTATG TTCCCTTTGCAGACGCTCTGGAAGGGCACTGCTGTTAAACTTCTGGACTTTGTGGAAGTGGATAATATCCCCGGTTTTACTg ATCAAGAATTAAATGACTGTGGAGCTGTTCCTGGTTCGCTCCTATACCATAAAGTGTCTCAGGTGTTGATAGCTCGTTGCAAG gaaggCTGGGTTGGAATCAAAACAGTCGTATTAAAGAAGAAGCTCACAGCAGTTGACTTCTACAACGGATATATGCACTCTTGGTTCCAGCAGAACCCAAGAACGGTTCATCAGGAATGCAGATTTCAGACACTCAAACTTAGCACCACAAAAAAGACTCTGAAAGAGAGGGAAATATTGGCACAGGATATAAAACaatag